One part of the Arabidopsis thaliana chromosome 1 sequence genome encodes these proteins:
- the GAI gene encoding GRAS family transcription factor family protein (GIBBERELLIC ACID INSENSITIVE (GAI); CONTAINS InterPro DOMAIN/s: Transcriptional factor DELLA, N-terminal (InterPro:IPR021914), Transcription factor GRAS (InterPro:IPR005202); BEST Arabidopsis thaliana protein match is: GRAS family transcription factor family protein (TAIR:AT2G01570.1); Has 2718 Blast hits to 2657 proteins in 311 species: Archae - 0; Bacteria - 4; Metazoa - 0; Fungi - 0; Plants - 2714; Viruses - 0; Other Eukaryotes - 0 (source: NCBI BLink).) produces the protein MKRDHHHHHHQDKKTMMMNEEDDGNGMDELLAVLGYKVRSSEMADVAQKLEQLEVMMSNVQEDDLSQLATETVHYNPAELYTWLDSMLTDLNPPSSNAEYDLKAIPGDAILNQFAIDSASSSNQGGGGDTYTTNKRLKCSNGVVETTTATAESTRHVVLVDSQENGVRLVHALLACAEAVQKENLTVAEALVKQIGFLAVSQIGAMRKVATYFAEALARRIYRLSPSQSPIDHSLSDTLQMHFYETCPYLKFAHFTANQAILEAFQGKKRVHVIDFSMSQGLQWPALMQALALRPGGPPVFRLTGIGPPAPDNFDYLHEVGCKLAHLAEAIHVEFEYRGFVANTLADLDASMLELRPSEIESVAVNSVFELHKLLGRPGAIDKVLGVVNQIKPEIFTVVEQESNHNSPIFLDRFTESLHYYSTLFDSLEGVPSGQDKVMSEVYLGKQICNVVACDGPDRVERHETLSQWRNRFGSAGFAAAHIGSNAFKQASMLLALFNGGEGYRVEESDGCLMLGWHTRPLIATSAWKLSTN, from the coding sequence ATGAAgagagatcatcatcatcatcatcatcaagataaGAAGACTATGATgatgaatgaagaagacgacggTAACGGCATGGATGAGCTTCTAGCTGTTCTTGGTTACAAGGTTAGGTCATCCGAAATGGCTGATGTTGCTCAGAAACTCGAGCAGCTTGAAGTTATGATGTCTAATGTTCAAGAAGACGATCTTTCTCAACTCGCTACTGAGACTGTTCACTATAATCCGGCGGAGCTTTACACGTGGCTTGATTCTATGCTCACCGACCTTAATCCTCCGTCGTCTAACGCCGAGTACGATCTTAAAGCTATTCCCGGTGACGCGATTCTCAATCAGTTCGCTATCGATTCGGCTTCTTCGTCTAACCAAGGCGGCGGAGGAGATACGTATACTACAAACAAGCGGTTGAAATGCTCAAACGGCGTCGTGGAAACCACTACAGCGACGGCTGAGTCAACTCGGCATGTTGTCCTGGTTGACTCGCAGGAGAACGGTGTGCGTCTCGTTCACGCGCTTTTGGCTTGCGCTGAAGCTGTTCAGAAAGAGAATCTGACTGTAGCGGAAGCTCTGGTGAAGCAAATCGGATTCTTAGCCGTTTCTCAAATCGGAGCGATGAGAAAAGTCGCTACTTACTTCGCCGAAGCTCTCGCGCGGCGGATTTACCGTCTCTCTCCGTCGCAGAGTCCAATCGACCACTCTCTCTCCGATACTCTTCAGATGCACTTCTACGAGACTTGTCCTTATCTCAAGTTCGCTCACTTCACGGCGAATCAAGCGATTCTCGAAGCTTTTCAAGGGAAGAAAAGAGTTCATGTCATTGATTTCTCTATGAGTCAAGGTCTTCAATGGCCGGCGCTTATGCAGGCTCTTGCGCTTCGACCTGGTGGTCCTCCTGTTTTCCGGTTAACCGGAATTGGTCCACCGGCACCGGATAATTTCGATTATCTTCATGAAGTTGGGTGTAAGCTGGCTCATTTAGCTGAGGCGATTCACGTTGAGTTTGAGTACAGAGGATTTGTGGCTAACACTTTAGCTGATCTTGATGCTTCGATGCTTGAGCTTAGACCAAGTGAGATTGAATCTGTTGCGGTTAACTCTGTTTTCGAGCTTCACAAGCTCTTGGGACGACCTGGTGCGATCGATAAGGTTCTTGGTGTGGTGAATCAGATTAAACCGGAGATTTTCACTGTGGTTGAGCAGGAATCGAACCATAATAGTCCGATTTTCTTAGATCGGTTTACTGAGTCGTTGCATTATTACTCGACGTTGTTTGACTCGTTGGAAGGTGTACCGAGTGGTCAAGACAAGGTCATGTCGGAGGTTTACTTGGGTAAACAGATCTGCAACGTTGTGGCTTGTGATGGACCTGACCGAGTTGAGCGTCATGAAACGTTGAGTCAGTGGAGGAACCGGTTCGGGTCTGCTGGGTTTGCGGCTGCACATATTGGTTCGAATGCGTTTAAGCAAGCGAGTATGCTTTTGGCTCTGTTCAACGGCGGTGAGGGTTATCGGGTGGAGGAGAGTGACGGCTGTCTCATGTTGGGTTGGCACACACGACCGCTCATAGCCACCTCGGCTTGGAAACTCTCCACCAATTAG
- a CDS encoding Polyketide cyclase/dehydrase and lipid transport superfamily protein (Polyketide cyclase/dehydrase and lipid transport superfamily protein; FUNCTIONS IN: molecular_function unknown; INVOLVED IN: response to biotic stimulus, defense response; LOCATED IN: cellular_component unknown; CONTAINS InterPro DOMAIN/s: Bet v I allergen (InterPro:IPR000916); BEST Arabidopsis thaliana protein match is: Polyketide cyclase/dehydrase and lipid transport superfamily protein (TAIR:AT1G14940.1); Has 428 Blast hits to 400 proteins in 52 species: Archae - 0; Bacteria - 0; Metazoa - 0; Fungi - 0; Plants - 428; Viruses - 0; Other Eukaryotes - 0 (source: NCBI BLink).) has protein sequence MAMSGKYVAEVPLKGSAEKHYRRWRSQNNLFPDAIGHHVQGVTVHDGDWDSHGSIKSWNYTLDGKPEVIKEKREIDDEKMALTFRGLEGHVMEKYKKYEVILQFIPKSNEGCVCKVTLIWENRNEDSPEPINYMKFVKSLVADMDDHILKGQNKA, from the exons ATGGCGATGTCAGGAAAATACGTGGCGGAAGTACCGCTGAAAGGGTCGGCGGAGAAACACTACAGGCGATGGAGGAGCCAAAACAATCTCTTCCCGGACGCCATCGGCCACCATGTCCAAGGCGTCACCGTCCACGATGGCGACTGGGACTCCCACGGCTCCATCAAATCCTGGAACTACACACTTG ATGGGAAGCCGGAAGTCATCaaggagaaaagagagatagacGACGAGAAGATGGCGTTGACGTTCAGAGGACTAGAGGGTCATGTGATGGAGAAGTACAAGAAGTATGAGGTTATCTTACAGTTCATTCCCAAGTCGAACGAAGGCTGCGTCTGCAAAGTCACTCTGATATGGGAGAATCGCAACGAAGACTCCCCCGAACCCATCAACTACATGAAGTTTGTCAAGAGCTTAGTTGCTGATATGGATGACCACATCCTCAAGGGCCAGAACAAAGCTTAA
- a CDS encoding Polyketide cyclase/dehydrase and lipid transport superfamily protein (Polyketide cyclase/dehydrase and lipid transport superfamily protein; FUNCTIONS IN: molecular_function unknown; INVOLVED IN: response to biotic stimulus, defense response; LOCATED IN: cellular_component unknown; CONTAINS InterPro DOMAIN/s: Bet v I allergen (InterPro:IPR000916); BEST Arabidopsis thaliana protein match is: Polyketide cyclase/dehydrase and lipid transport superfamily protein (TAIR:AT1G14930.1); Has 362 Blast hits to 333 proteins in 40 species: Archae - 0; Bacteria - 0; Metazoa - 0; Fungi - 0; Plants - 362; Viruses - 0; Other Eukaryotes - 0 (source: NCBI BLink).) produces the protein MAMSGTYVAEVPLKGSAEKHYKKWRNENHVFQDAVGHHIQGCTMHDGDWDSHGSIRSWNITCDGKPEVFKEKREIDDEKMALTLKGLEGQAMEKYKKYEVIYQFIPKSKEGCVCKITLIWEKRNENSPEPINYMKFVKSLVADMDDHVLNGQNKA, from the exons ATGGCAATGTCTGGAACATACGTGGCGGAGGTACCGCTTAAGGGATCGGCGGAGAAACACTACAAGAAGTGGAGGAACGAAAACCACGTCTTCCAGGATGCCGTCGGCCACCACATCCAAGGTTGCACTATGCATGACGGTGACTGGGACTCCCACGGCTCCATCAGATCATGGAATATCACATGCG ATGGAAAGCCGGAAGTCTtcaaggagaagagagagatagacgACGAAAAGATGGCGTTGACGTTGAAAGGGCTAGAGGGTCAAGCGATGGAGAAGTACAAGAAGTATGAGGTTATCTACCAGTTCATTCCCAAGTCGAAGGAAGGCTGCGTCTGCAAAATCACTCTCATATGGGAAAAGCGCAACGAAAACTCCCCCGAACCCATCAACTACATGAAGTTTGTCAAGAGCTTAGTTGCTGACATGGACGACCACGTCCTCAATGGCCAGAACAAAGCTTGA
- a CDS encoding Polyketide cyclase/dehydrase and lipid transport superfamily protein (Polyketide cyclase/dehydrase and lipid transport superfamily protein; FUNCTIONS IN: molecular_function unknown; INVOLVED IN: response to biotic stimulus, defense response; LOCATED IN: cellular_component unknown; CONTAINS InterPro DOMAIN/s: Bet v I allergen (InterPro:IPR000916); BEST Arabidopsis thaliana protein match is: Polyketide cyclase/dehydrase and lipid transport superfamily protein (TAIR:AT1G14930.1).), producing the protein MAMSGTYVAEVPLKGSAEKHYKKWRNENHVFQDAVGHHIQGCTMHDDGKPEVFKEKREIDDEKMALTLKGLEGQAMEKYKKYEVIYQFIPKSKEGCVCKITLIWEKRNENSPEPINYMKFVKSLVADMDDHVLNGQNKA; encoded by the exons ATGGCAATGTCTGGAACATACGTGGCGGAGGTACCGCTTAAGGGATCGGCGGAGAAACACTACAAGAAGTGGAGGAACGAAAACCACGTCTTCCAGGATGCCGTCGGCCACCACATCCAAGGTTGCACTATGCATGACG ATGGAAAGCCGGAAGTCTtcaaggagaagagagagatagacgACGAAAAGATGGCGTTGACGTTGAAAGGGCTAGAGGGTCAAGCGATGGAGAAGTACAAGAAGTATGAGGTTATCTACCAGTTCATTCCCAAGTCGAAGGAAGGCTGCGTCTGCAAAATCACTCTCATATGGGAAAAGCGCAACGAAAACTCCCCCGAACCCATCAACTACATGAAGTTTGTCAAGAGCTTAGTTGCTGACATGGACGACCACGTCCTCAATGGCCAGAACAAAGCTTGA
- a CDS encoding Polyketide cyclase/dehydrase and lipid transport superfamily protein (Polyketide cyclase/dehydrase and lipid transport superfamily protein; FUNCTIONS IN: molecular_function unknown; INVOLVED IN: response to biotic stimulus, defense response; LOCATED IN: cellular_component unknown; EXPRESSED IN: seed; CONTAINS InterPro DOMAIN/s: Bet v I allergen (InterPro:IPR000916); BEST Arabidopsis thaliana protein match is: Polyketide cyclase/dehydrase and lipid transport superfamily protein (TAIR:AT1G14930.1); Has 414 Blast hits to 387 proteins in 49 species: Archae - 0; Bacteria - 0; Metazoa - 0; Fungi - 0; Plants - 414; Viruses - 0; Other Eukaryotes - 0 (source: NCBI BLink).): MATSGTYVTEVPLKGSAKNHYKRWKSENQLFPDAIGHHIQGVTVHEGDWDSHGAIKSWNYTCDGKQEVFKEKRELDDQKMAVTFRGLDGHVMEQLKVYDVIFQFVPKSQEGCVCKVTMFWEKRYEDSPEPIKYMKFVTSLAADMDDHILKNQSKA; the protein is encoded by the exons ATGGCGACGTCAGGTACATACGTGACAGAAGTTCCTCTGAAAGGGTCAGCGAAGAACCACTACAAGAGGTGGAAGAGCGAAAACCAACTCTTCCCTGACGCCATTGGCCATCATATCCAAGGTGTCACCGTTCACGAGGGCGACTGGGACTCCCACGGGGCCATCAAGTCCTGGAACTACACATGCG ATGGGAAGCAAGAGGTGTTCAAGGAGAAGAGGGAGTTAGACGACCAGAAGATGGCGGTGACGTTTAGAGGGCTGGATGGTCATGTGATGGAGCAGCTTAAGGTGTATGACGTCATCTTCCAATTCGTCCCTAAGTCTCAGGAAGGTTGCGTCTGCAAAGTCACTATGTTTTGGGAGAAGCGCTACGAAGACTCTCCAGAGCCCATCAAGTACATGAAGTTCGTCACGAGCTTGGCTGCTGACATGGATGACCACATTCTCAAGAACCAGAGCAAGGCTTAA
- a CDS encoding Polyketide cyclase/dehydrase and lipid transport superfamily protein (Polyketide cyclase/dehydrase and lipid transport superfamily protein; FUNCTIONS IN: molecular_function unknown; INVOLVED IN: response to biotic stimulus, defense response; LOCATED IN: cellular_component unknown; EXPRESSED IN: root; CONTAINS InterPro DOMAIN/s: Bet v I allergen (InterPro:IPR000916); BEST Arabidopsis thaliana protein match is: Polyketide cyclase/dehydrase and lipid transport superfamily protein (TAIR:AT1G14950.1); Has 368 Blast hits to 339 proteins in 42 species: Archae - 0; Bacteria - 0; Metazoa - 0; Fungi - 0; Plants - 368; Viruses - 0; Other Eukaryotes - 0 (source: NCBI BLink).) encodes MAMSGTYVTDVPLKGSAEKHYKRWRSENHLVPEAIGHLIQGVTVHDGDWDSHGTIKIWNYTRDGKEEVLKERIEMDDENMAVTINGLDGHVMEVLKVYVTTLHFIPESKDGCVCKITMVWEKRTEDSPEPIEFMKFVEQMIAHMDDHILQNQE; translated from the exons ATGGCGATGTCGGGAACATACGTGACGGATGTGCCTCTTAAGGGATCGGCGGAGAAACACTATAAGAGGTGGAGGAGCGAGAACCACCTCGTCCCTGAAGCTATCGGCCACCTCATCCAAGGTGTCACCGTCCATGACGGCGATTGGGACTCTCACGGCACCATCAAAATCTGGAACTACACTCGTG ATGGGAAAGAGGAAGTATTGAAGGAGAGGATAGAGATGGACGACGAGAATATGGCGGTGACGATCAATGGACTCGATGGTCACGTCATGGAGGTCCTCAAGGTTTATGTCACGACGTTACATTTCATCCCCGAGTCCAAAGATGGCTGCGTCTGCAAAATTACTATGGTCTGGGAGAAACGCACCGAAGACTCCCCAGAGCCCATCGAATTCATGAAGTTCGTGGAACAGATGATTGCTCACATGGACGACCACATCCTCCAAAACCAGGAATGA